One genomic window of Halanaerobium saccharolyticum subsp. saccharolyticum DSM 6643 includes the following:
- the queG gene encoding tRNA epoxyqueuosine(34) reductase QueG translates to MQINNLVKECAAKLNIDLCRITDNGELKQERKILEKRSKDKYWPQPFANQDIAELTNPAFHFPNLKSIIVAAVSYNKNGTNPFLSNYVTIEDYHVYLENKLEKLAARLQKKLNKSFNYKIFVDEAPFLEKALARKAGIGFIGKNTLLINPELGSNLFLGEIFTDLEITKDQPLADDCGDCRRCIDNCQVDALKSEYLLAAEECTAYLTQKKGILSEAEIKKIGHHIWGCDDCKDVCPYNKKADKLTASELMIFDKGLQYFLNLERKELPEELANTAITWRGSRILIRNAMLAAANLKELKYFNLIKEKLNDNSPVIRYYAALSLLEIDFKEAKGVIEKHIAQENNKEYKNKIKNILAAKEENHGY, encoded by the coding sequence ATGCAGATTAATAATTTAGTTAAAGAATGTGCTGCTAAATTAAATATTGATCTTTGTCGTATAACTGATAATGGAGAATTAAAGCAAGAACGAAAAATATTAGAAAAAAGAAGCAAAGATAAATACTGGCCGCAACCATTTGCTAATCAGGATATTGCAGAATTAACAAATCCAGCTTTTCATTTTCCAAATTTAAAGTCAATAATTGTGGCTGCTGTCAGTTATAATAAAAATGGAACTAATCCTTTTTTATCTAATTATGTAACAATAGAAGATTACCATGTTTATCTTGAAAATAAATTAGAAAAATTGGCAGCCAGGCTGCAAAAAAAATTGAATAAAAGCTTCAATTATAAAATATTTGTAGATGAAGCTCCTTTTTTAGAAAAAGCTCTGGCCAGGAAAGCAGGAATAGGCTTTATTGGAAAAAACACACTTTTGATTAATCCTGAATTGGGTTCTAATTTATTTTTAGGAGAAATTTTTACAGATTTAGAAATAACTAAAGATCAACCTCTTGCTGACGATTGTGGAGACTGCAGACGCTGTATTGATAACTGCCAAGTTGATGCTTTGAAATCAGAATATTTATTGGCTGCAGAAGAATGCACAGCTTATTTAACTCAAAAAAAGGGAATACTTTCAGAAGCTGAAATCAAAAAAATTGGCCATCATATCTGGGGCTGTGATGATTGTAAAGATGTCTGTCCATATAATAAAAAGGCAGATAAATTAACAGCATCAGAATTAATGATTTTTGACAAAGGACTACAATATTTTCTTAATTTAGAACGCAAAGAGCTCCCAGAAGAATTAGCTAATACAGCAATAACCTGGCGGGGAAGCAGAATTCTAATTCGCAATGCAATGCTTGCAGCAGCTAACCTAAAAGAATTAAAGTATTTTAATTTGATTAAAGAAAAATTAAATGATAATTCTCCTGTTATTCGATATTATGCGGCCCTTTCATTGTTGGAAATAGATTTTAAAGAGGCAAAGGGTGTTATCGAAAAACATATAGCTCAAGAAAATAATAAAGAATATAAAAATAAAATAAAAAATATATTAGCAGCAAAGGAGGAAAATCATGGATATTAA
- the nth gene encoding endonuclease III translates to MTIKLNKEEKVEKLVELFSENYPEPGTALKHKSSFELLIATILSAQTTDVQVNKVTKELFKKYNTPQDLLKLSQKELEKKINSIGLYRNKAKYILKTCRILLDEFKGKVPETRKELLKLSGVGRKTANVVLANAFSKAAFPVDTHVFRVSERLGLSSGKNVDQTEKELTELIPKKYWIDFHHWLIDHGRAICKAQNPDCENCFASHLCRYYQNK, encoded by the coding sequence TTGACTATAAAATTAAATAAAGAAGAAAAAGTAGAAAAACTAGTAGAATTATTTTCTGAAAACTATCCTGAACCTGGTACAGCTTTAAAGCATAAAAGTTCATTTGAACTTTTAATTGCAACAATTTTATCGGCTCAAACTACAGATGTTCAGGTTAATAAAGTAACAAAAGAACTCTTTAAAAAATATAATACACCACAAGATTTATTAAAACTTAGTCAAAAAGAATTAGAAAAGAAAATCAACAGTATAGGTCTTTATAGAAATAAAGCTAAATATATTTTAAAAACATGTAGAATATTATTGGATGAGTTTAAAGGCAAGGTTCCCGAAACTCGCAAAGAACTGCTTAAACTTTCAGGAGTAGGTAGAAAAACTGCTAATGTTGTTTTGGCAAATGCTTTTTCGAAGGCAGCTTTCCCGGTTGATACACATGTGTTTAGAGTTTCAGAGCGCCTTGGCTTAAGCAGTGGTAAAAATGTTGATCAAACCGAAAAGGAATTAACTGAGTTGATACCAAAAAAGTATTGGATTGATTTTCACCATTGGTTAATAGATCATGGAAGAGCTATCTGTAAAGCTCAAAATCCTGATTGTGAAAATTGTTTTGCCAGTCACTTATGTAGATATTATCAAAATAAATAA
- a CDS encoding PhoH family protein — protein MKKIFVLDTNVLLNDPRAIYSFEDNDVVIPLAVLEEIDNLKTKSSDLGFNARESSRILEELRNNGNLNEGVELESGGTVKIVINGKLELPQGLSSSKMDNRIISTAIHLQEKNTDRKVIMISDDINLRLICDAYGLQAEEHNSSRLKEEEVYSGFKEIMCSFKLIDKFYEEEKISLAELDQLDDSLYPNEFVQLTADDRNKNTALARFDGENLVPLRYNKNQPAKIRARNREQQMALELLLDDEIKLVTVSGKAGTGKTLLAIAAGLDRVVDEKAFSKLLVARPIQPMGKELGFLPGDVEEKMGPWMKPIFDNLDFIVHRNKDAKYAYQKLLDKDLIQIEALTYIRGRSVPDQFIIIDEAQNLSLHEVKTIVTRAGENSKLIFTGDPFQIDNPYLNFHKNGLNYLAHKFHDQKIAGHVMLKEGERSELAEIASNLL, from the coding sequence ATGAAAAAAATATTTGTCTTAGATACAAATGTACTTCTGAATGACCCTCGTGCTATTTATAGTTTTGAGGACAATGATGTTGTTATTCCACTCGCTGTTTTAGAAGAAATTGATAATTTGAAAACCAAAAGTTCAGATTTAGGTTTTAATGCTCGCGAAAGTTCCAGGATTTTAGAAGAACTAAGAAATAACGGTAATTTAAACGAGGGTGTGGAATTAGAATCTGGTGGTACAGTTAAGATTGTAATTAATGGTAAATTAGAATTACCTCAGGGTTTAAGCTCCAGCAAAATGGATAACAGAATTATTTCTACTGCTATCCACCTGCAGGAAAAAAATACTGACAGAAAAGTTATTATGATTTCCGATGATATTAACTTGCGTTTAATCTGTGATGCATATGGATTACAGGCAGAAGAGCATAATTCCAGCCGTTTAAAAGAAGAAGAAGTTTATTCGGGCTTTAAAGAAATAATGTGTAGTTTCAAGTTGATCGATAAATTTTATGAAGAAGAAAAAATTTCTTTAGCAGAACTTGATCAGCTTGATGATTCTTTATATCCAAATGAATTTGTACAATTAACAGCTGATGATAGAAATAAAAATACTGCACTGGCCCGTTTTGATGGTGAAAATTTAGTGCCTCTGCGCTATAACAAGAATCAGCCTGCTAAAATCAGAGCTAGAAATAGAGAACAACAGATGGCTCTTGAATTGCTGCTCGATGATGAAATCAAGCTGGTAACTGTTTCAGGTAAAGCTGGAACTGGTAAAACATTATTAGCGATTGCTGCAGGTTTAGACAGAGTAGTTGATGAAAAAGCTTTTTCAAAATTATTAGTTGCCAGACCTATTCAACCAATGGGTAAGGAACTTGGTTTTTTACCAGGTGATGTTGAAGAAAAAATGGGTCCCTGGATGAAGCCGATCTTTGATAACTTAGATTTTATAGTTCACCGAAATAAAGATGCAAAATATGCCTATCAAAAATTATTAGATAAGGATTTAATTCAGATTGAAGCATTAACCTATATTAGAGGTAGATCAGTGCCAGATCAGTTTATTATTATTGATGAGGCACAAAACTTATCCTTACATGAGGTCAAAACTATAGTAACCAGAGCTGGAGAAAATTCAAAACTAATTTTCACTGGTGATCCATTCCAGATTGATAATCCATATTTGAATTTTCATAAAAACGGTTTAAATTATCTAGCGCATAAATTTCATGACCAAAAAATTGCAGGTCATGTTATGTTAAAAGAAGGTGAAAGATCAGAACTTGCTGAGATTGCTAGTAATCTTCTTTAA
- a CDS encoding nucleoside kinase, with product MDIKLNNQKLKIIEKSSIEDIIAVSDISNKEDIMAVIIENEVYDLNEELDRDAEIKTVSISSELGNRIYRRSLYLVMAKAIYELFPESVLEIEISISNGIYCELKNKQSLNKSDLVKLKKRMEELIAADHKIKKHKLKKEKVLEIIKNENCSFRSELIRQQQKDYYTLYELDGYYDYFYYNMVPSTSYLKEFDLHLRIPGFVLLFPKFFSNKKVPKFIEQPKLANIFLEYERLGEILGVNNVVELNQVIEAQEYNELIRISEALHEKKIAAIADRIKSGMPRNKIILIAGPTSSGKTTFTHRLSTQLKINGLRPVQISGDDYFVNRENTPLDENGDPDFESIEAINLELFNDHLLKLIQGEEVQLPRFNFEKGIREKSGRFLKLDDDQPILIEGIHGLNDKMTEVIPQDLKFKIYISALTQLNIDCHNRIPTTDTRLIRRIVRDNQYRNLSATDTLNLWQSVRRGEEKNIFPYQENADAMFNSALIYELSVLKNYVEPLLKQIDKTNKNYHQAQRLLEILSNFKAIPDNEVPFTSILREFTGMSVFRDE from the coding sequence ATGGATATTAAATTAAATAATCAAAAATTAAAGATAATAGAAAAGAGTAGTATTGAAGATATAATAGCAGTAAGTGATATTTCAAATAAAGAAGATATTATGGCTGTTATTATAGAGAATGAAGTCTATGATTTGAACGAAGAGCTTGATCGAGATGCTGAAATTAAAACAGTTAGTATAAGCTCTGAATTAGGTAATAGAATTTATAGAAGAAGCCTTTATTTAGTAATGGCAAAAGCTATTTATGAACTGTTTCCGGAATCTGTTTTAGAAATCGAAATTTCTATTAGCAACGGCATCTATTGTGAGCTAAAAAATAAACAGAGCTTAAATAAAAGTGATTTGGTAAAATTAAAAAAAAGAATGGAAGAACTAATTGCAGCTGATCATAAAATAAAAAAACATAAACTAAAAAAGGAAAAAGTTTTAGAAATAATAAAAAATGAAAATTGTTCTTTTAGAAGTGAATTGATTCGGCAGCAGCAGAAAGACTATTATACTCTTTATGAATTAGATGGTTACTATGATTATTTTTATTATAATATGGTTCCTTCGACTTCATATTTAAAAGAATTTGATCTGCATTTAAGAATTCCTGGTTTTGTATTGCTTTTTCCTAAGTTCTTTAGTAATAAAAAGGTTCCTAAATTTATTGAGCAGCCTAAATTAGCCAATATATTTTTAGAGTATGAGAGGCTAGGGGAAATTCTTGGGGTGAATAATGTAGTAGAATTAAATCAGGTTATAGAGGCTCAGGAATATAATGAATTAATTAGAATATCAGAAGCACTGCATGAAAAAAAGATTGCAGCGATTGCAGATAGAATTAAAAGTGGGATGCCCAGGAACAAAATAATTTTAATTGCTGGACCAACTTCATCTGGCAAGACAACTTTTACTCATCGGCTATCAACCCAGTTAAAAATTAATGGTTTGCGTCCAGTTCAGATTTCTGGTGATGATTATTTTGTAAACAGGGAAAATACGCCTTTAGATGAAAATGGTGACCCTGATTTTGAATCAATTGAAGCTATTAACCTGGAATTGTTCAATGATCATCTTTTAAAATTAATTCAGGGAGAAGAAGTTCAATTACCTCGTTTTAATTTTGAAAAGGGAATTAGAGAAAAGAGTGGTAGGTTTTTAAAGCTAGATGATGATCAACCGATTTTAATTGAGGGTATACATGGGTTAAATGATAAAATGACTGAAGTGATTCCACAGGATTTAAAATTCAAAATCTATATTAGTGCTTTAACTCAGCTTAATATAGACTGTCATAATAGAATTCCCACAACTGATACTAGACTAATTAGAAGAATCGTAAGGGACAATCAATATCGTAATTTATCAGCGACCGACACCTTAAATTTGTGGCAGAGTGTGCGTAGAGGAGAGGAAAAAAATATTTTCCCGTATCAAGAAAATGCTGATGCAATGTTTAATTCAGCTTTAATCTATGAGTTGTCTGTTTTAAAAAATTATGTAGAGCCATTATTAAAGCAGATAGATAAAACAAATAAGAATTATCATCAGGCACAGCGATTACTTGAAATACTAAGTAACTTTAAGGCTATACCTGATAATGAAGTCCCATTTACTTCAATCCTAAGAGAGTTTACTGGCATGAGCGTCTTTAGAGATGAATAA
- a CDS encoding 5' nucleotidase, NT5C type has translation MKYNFGIDIDGVLTDEGPDNNSIWQQKMNEFFEREITLKEYTYDLAKAFAINNQELNDFIQAKIEEVYSSVKPINKAREILAELEKEGHRLILITARHEEHRSLTEKWLNDHNIPYHELYHEHDKAPLAAKKNISLFIDDKKENALEIAAKDIPVFLVSKYHNYDFNGNNKITKVNNWDEIKENIELFISKDAHASKLS, from the coding sequence ATGAAATATAATTTCGGTATAGATATTGATGGAGTTTTGACAGATGAGGGTCCAGATAACAATAGTATTTGGCAGCAAAAAATGAATGAATTCTTTGAGAGAGAAATTACTCTAAAAGAATATACTTACGATCTTGCTAAAGCATTTGCTATTAATAATCAGGAATTAAATGATTTTATTCAGGCAAAAATAGAAGAAGTATACAGCAGTGTAAAACCAATAAATAAAGCAAGAGAAATCCTAGCTGAATTAGAAAAAGAGGGTCATCGTTTAATTCTAATTACAGCCCGACATGAAGAACATCGTTCTTTAACTGAAAAATGGTTAAATGATCATAATATTCCCTATCATGAACTGTATCATGAACATGATAAAGCTCCTTTAGCTGCAAAAAAGAACATTTCTTTATTTATTGACGATAAAAAAGAAAATGCCTTAGAAATCGCAGCTAAAGATATTCCAGTATTTTTAGTTAGTAAATATCATAATTATGATTTTAATGGTAATAATAAGATTACAAAAGTTAATAATTGGGATGAAATTAAAGAAAATATTGAATTATTCATCTCTAAAGACGCTCATGCCAGTAAACTCTCTTAG